In Caloenas nicobarica isolate bCalNic1 chromosome 22, bCalNic1.hap1, whole genome shotgun sequence, the genomic window TGGTTGTGTGAGGCAGCGGGAGAGCTGGATTTTCACCTTGTCAGGGAGGGTGAGAGGGAACTAAGGCAACTGATTCTGCAGAATCCCATCCTCAGTGTGTGAATGACAGCCATAGTCATTAAGTTACAATTAGAACCTTTTGTGGCTGTTTCTGCTCCTGTTTGTCACTAATTCTGTGCTGCGAACGCGGAAGCCAACTTGGCAAAACTGCTGCAAGTCACCTGCACTGGGAGCTTGGGAGTCAGGGATAATAATTCTGTTTATTGAAGTGCAGTATGAAATGAGTGTATGAAGCTTCGCTTTTAAGGAGCTGCAAATATAAGCCCTGCAAGaacttgattttttaattttttcttttaggtgcTACAAGGAAGGATGATGCCATGACTAAGGTATGTCTGAGTTCATTGGTGCAGAGTTACTGATGAAGGCTGATGGGAAATCATCTCGAGTTGTGTGGCTCTGTAAGGCTGGACGATGTACTGGTGAATGCAGCGTTCCAAGCAGCGGTGAATCCATgtgtcctctcctcctcctctcaggTTTCCTACTGTTCTGTCTCCTGGAATTGCTCTCTAATGAGACCTTAATTAGCTGCTGTCTTGTCAACAACATGAATTGATCTCTTTGGAAGACACTGTGCACTGTGTATCTGAAGAATTGTGACAATATTTAAAGGGATTTTTATTTGGACAAAGTACGCTGACAACACACAATGAAGTGAAATGCGTGTGATTTATTAATTACTGTTAGGGAACAGTGGTGGTGAGATAGCTGCAGTTTACAGGGGCAGTTTTAAGTCTGGTTTAACACATGCACACCCACCCCAAGGTACAATGTAAGCCCTAAATAAAGGGAGCCAGGTCTGGGACTTTGAAATTCCATTATTTCTTCGTTTTTGATTTGCAGGGCAGTGGCTCAAGGGGACCAGAAGAGGGTCTTCCAACGCTGACTGTCACAACAATCCTGGTAAGGCAGTGGCACAGCACTAACAGTGGCTGCGAGACAGCTGGAATTacactttgcctttttttcctccacccaTATGTTtgcaggtggtttttttgggcTGTCTGACACCGATATCCCTGTTCACCAGAGCACTGGCTCAGGGGTGCAGAGGCGCACGCTGTCTGTAGTTTGCACCAGGAAGATTCGAGGGCTGTGAAAGGCCCAAAATGGTTTAATTCACAATCAGTTGCACTGCTGACTGTGGGAACAGGTAATTGTATCTTTTTCCCTCAATATGCAGGAAGATCCTTACGTCATGGTGAGAAGTGCAGAACTGGAGGGCTACTGCATCGATCTGCTGAAAGCGCTCGCTGCGATGCTTCACTTCAGCTACAGGGTGAAGGTGGTGGGCGACGGGCAGTACGGTGCGGTCTCTTCCAGTGGGAACTGGACAGGGATGATTGGCGAAATTTTGAGACAGGTAATTTCTAACTTATATTTTTGACAAACTGCCGCTCTAGAAAGAAAGAACAGTGCTGGCAGCTCTTGGACTTCATTAGAATTTGCTCAGGGACTGAGCAACATGGAGTCATCCTGCCTGTTGTTTAGAACTAATGAATAGCAAGACTTACGGTTGGTTTTGGCCTACaaatactgtgtccagctctcaGTCATGTAGATGCTGCAgccagaaacagaaaggaacGTGCCTGCTGGTTTGGCAAACCAAACTGATGTGTGTTTAATCTCATCCCGCAGGAAGCAGACATCGCAGTGGCTCCGCTGACAGTCACGTCTGCGAGGGAAGAGGTGGTGTCCTTCACCACTCCGTTCCTGCAGACTGGGATTGGAATCTTGCTTCGCAAAGACACCATCTCACAGGAGGTGTCTTTCTTCCACTTCCTGGCTCCTTTCAGTAAGGAGACCTGGACTGGCCTTTTATTTGCTTATGTGCTGacctgcttctgcctctttcttgTTGCCAGGTATAACTGAGTTTGTGTCACAGATTTTGTTCAAGTCAGGTGATTGCTCAGCTGTGAAGAGATCTCAGTTTTAAAGAAAGTGCCAGGGTGCATTTTGTTTTGAGGAACCTTCTGTACAGGTCCAGAACCAGGGCTGATAAAGCTGCCATGGAAGGAAAGGGCATTTCTAGGTtatctgctctgctgcagtcaCACTGCAGGactatttctgttttcccccTGAATGTCTGGTTTTATCCTGTTGTTTTCCCACAGACTGAGCCCCTGCGAGTGGAATGAGCCAAAGAATGAGGAGAACCACTTTACCTTCTTAAACAGCCTGTGGTTTGGAGCAGGAGCACTTGCGCTGCAAGGTGAGCTGGGAGGGCTGAGCAAagcggctctgggagccgtggCGTGTGTTCAGCTGATGGTAAATCCAGCTCCATCTGTAATGCCGCCTGCCGAGGGAAAAGCTGTTCCAACAGGGACACTAGACAGCACTGAAACTCCCAGTTTGGGTGTTTGATTAGAGACTCGTGAGAGTTGTACAGATGGTTGGCTTCAGTTGGGGAATGTGGTAACAGTTGCCCCGGGGAATGTCAAGCTCACCACAGCACTGGTGCTTTGTAGAGTggagtggtggtggttttggccACTATTGATTCAATTCTGCGTTGCATGCAGCATTGACACAGTTCAAACCAGCCATAGTGGGTCTTTTCAGGCTTGTGCATTAGCTGCAGGGCAAGTTTTGCGGTTTGGCAAAGTTATTATTGCAGTTATTTAAAAGGAAGTCTAACTCAGGCTCATGGATGTAAAGTTCTTCAGCTCTCTCTCACTGTACATCACCTCCCGTGTGTTTTATCGGCTCCCCTGCTCGTGCAGGTGTCACCCCTCGTCCCAAAGCGCTCTCTGTGCGGGTCATCGCCGCTGTCTGGTGGCTCTTCACCATCGCCTTGCTGGCCGCCTACATCGCCAACTTCACCGCTCTGCTGAGCTCCGGCAGCGAGCAGCTGCCCGTCCAGACTTTTGAAGACCTCGTGAAGCAAAGAAAGCTCGAGTTTGGGACACTGGAGGGCTCCTCTACTTTTTACTACTTCAAGGTGCAGAGAATTGAATTGTGCACATAGAGGCCATAGAACCGCTAAGCTGGGGCCAAGTTGGCTAGTTCCTGCCTATACATCCTTACACCACCCAACCTCATCACTGTAGACTCCATCCATTTTCCTGTAATACTTCAAATAATGTGATTGTTATCTGCTGTTTTGTTCATCTATTCTTCCACTTTTTCTCAGAGAGAAAAGCGTGTTGAGACTGATATTTTTACACTGCATTCTCTCTTAAGAAAGTGGTGCTAGTCTTCAGGGGTTATCTTTGTGTTCCTTGAATACAAGGACTGATGTAGGTCATTTCTGGGTACATTAACTGGATGCCTGCAGAGGTTGGTTTTGAGGGGGTGGGGCTGGGAAATATTTAAGACTTCTATGCCTGTATCACTGTGCATTAGGAAATCTGTGCTAGCTGTATGCCAGTTCTCAGTACAGAGGGCTCCACGGGCAGTAGTTTTAAGTATTCTTACTCTCCAAATTGTTTTGCAACTATTACGCAtatatgcagatttttttttttttggatgattGATTCACACTTCGGTTTGACACTTGGATTTTTTGGGCTGCAGAACTCCAAGAATCCCATCCATCAGATGATCTATGAATATATGGACAAGAGACGAGACCACGTTTTAGTCAAAACCTACCAGGAAGCTGTTCAACGCGTGATGGACTCGAACTACGCCTTCATCGGCGAGTCCATCTCGCAGGACCTCGCAGCCGCCAGGCACTGCAATCTGATCAGGGCCCCCGAAGTTATCGGAGCCAGAGGATTCGGCATCGCCACTGCCCAGGGTCAGTCACTGCAAACCGCTCCTGTCCCGCTTCTCTGCTTGGATTTCACAGGTCTGAATTCGCAGGCTGACAGAGCAAAACACCCCACACAGCTGAGTCCTGAAACCTGCACGTGTTTTCTGCAGTCAGACTAATTATCTGCACTGATTGGTAACTGCTCCCACAGGGTTTTCATTCTGTAGGTGAACTATCACTAGTGCTCACTGACTCTTCCTTTGAACGgtaatatgcaaaaaaaatccgGCTCTCAGGGGTGTCATTGGTTCCTGTGGGATTTGTCTGAGTCCCAGTAATGCCGAGTCCCAGTGCAGTCAGCAGGGCAGACAGTTTGTTCCCCCGTGGAGCACAACTGCTGCTATTTCTCAAAATACCGTCACTCTGTCATTATTCTGCAAGTATTATTGTCCCTCTGTGGGTGGGACAGGAATGGTCGGTACCTAAGAAAAGCCTTGGGCTTTGGGCTGCTGCGTTGTTTGCAGAATGGCTGCCTGACAGCAGCCCCAGGTAACCCCGCTCCGCAGCGTAGCAGCCAGTTGCTTGACGACGTTACAGCAGCTCTGATCTCTCCCGTACTCTCCTCTCTCtcgttctgctgctgccagcgtCCCGGTGGACTAAGCAGCTCTCCGTCGCCGTCCTCAAACTGCGGGAATCAGGCGACCTCGACTACTTGCGGAACAAGTGGTGGGAAACCAGCTGCCTTCACAAGAGCCGAGAGCGCTGGagtgccctgcagccacaggcccTGGGTGGGCTGTTCCTCACTCTGGCCATCGGCCTCGCGCTGGGAGTGCTGGCGGCCGTGGCCGAGCTGTCCAACAAGAGCAGACGCGCTGCGGGACACGCCAAGGTAGGGACGGTCACCACCTCCCGTCCTGCGGCCCTGCTGGTTAGCATGGACACGCTGCTCTTTGGAGCTCTGCATTTCATAGCTTGGGCTGTGTGATACTTTGGTGGCCTGAACAGGGtaacaataataaaacaacTGCCCCTCCTCCCAAATGTATGAAGTAGAAGAATTTACTGTAACTCCTGGGCAGCCAAACTGCATGCCAATGTGCTGAGTGTGTACAGAGGCCAGGAAATCTTCAATAACCAGTTTATTCTCAAGTATGGCTGTTCTTAAGTCAATCGACAAGCAGGAAAACACGTGTAAATGGAAGCGCACCTGTATCTGAGCGTGCAGCTCGGTGGTGTTGTTCTCCATCCCTTTCACTGGCTGGGTTCTGCACACTTAAAACATGGATTCTGTGATGCAGAACAACTCACCCCCTTgttcccttttgtttttcagaaatcttgctgctctgttttcacagaagaaatCTGCACTCGTCTAcgtataaaagaaaatacaagacaAAGCCAGGAGGCTTCAGGGAGGGCTAATGCTTAGGAATTTTTTGCTTAAGGAATGGGCGTGTATTAGGTTTATACCGTATGTATTTCATAGGAACTACATCAGCGTAGAAAGATGTTTTTCTGCAAGTCTAGAGCATTAGTTTTCTAatgacaaacacacacagagccctTCTGGATTGGTGGTGGAGCTGGATACAGAACATGTAGTGGCTTCGAAGAATTTAAATTGATAAGGGACAGAGTGTAACTGTTAAAAATAAGGGAGATTAACGACTTGGTAAAATAAAGTTGAGATGGCCAAGAAGGTGGATCTGTGTTTAGCTGAGAAGTTCATTGTGTAAGTACAGGGATGCTGTAGGAGTAAGTGACTTGGGAGAGGTTAATTTGAAGCCTCCGCTTACTAATTACAGTGTGAGGTACAATCTTGAAACGTAAAGCCCTCACCTGACTGTTCTAATCAAGAACAATTGCTTCTTAAACATTGTAGTTACGAACAGGCTGGACTCTTCCCCTGTTCTGAGCAGAAGATGCTGGGCACTGTGAAGGGCATTTCTGAATCAGAAACCACAAGACTGTTGTACAAACCCCCGGAAGGGGAGACCGCGCAGTTATAAGAGCTGCTGGACTTGAGAAACACAAACCATGGACGAGACCTTTGCCACTTCCCATCACAGGAGAAGTTTCGCTGTTCCTTAGAGAGGACGCTTTGGCCCAGTTAACCTGGTCAAGAAGAATTTAAGATCGATGGTTGAAATCCAACAGTCCTGCAGCACGAAGTTTGGTCATCGGTCcattaaaacaaagcacaagTTGAGCAGGCAAGGGTGAGGCAGTGAGTAATGCAGGTTTTGCATTATTCTCTTGCTTTCAAAGAAGAATCTTTGAAATTCATGGGGAACAGCTAACTCTGCTGCATATTAAATAGTTTTCTAATTAAGCTGGTTTGCGTTTCAGAGCTGGGGTGCCTGATGCACATGCTGGTTTGCAAAGGGTTACATCACTCCATTTACCTACTGCACATCtgatggagggaaaaaacaaattcaGTCACTTGGATATGGCTTTAACTGCCCCACATGGACAGAGAGACTAATTCTGATCAGTCCCAGCAGTAAATAACCGAAGGTAACATAAACCCCATGCCAGTGACAGGAAAATAGCCAAATAAAGCCCCACACATTCTCTTTAAGGGTAATTTTGTGAGACTTGACTCCCAACTACTGCTGCGTAACTTGGCAGCAGAATTCCCTGCCAGGCGTTAACCGAAACAagagggaagggacaggagttCCTGGAAGGTGCAGCTGCTGGTGACCGGTGCTGAGCAGCTGCCCGCTGATCACGACAGCTCCGTTTGAAACCCAGCTTAAGCAAGAAGGCGGATCAGTCCTTCCATCGAATTAACTGCAACGAGCACGAAAGATTTTAGGTCAGTTTAAAAGCTGGCACGGAAAATGCGGTGTCAATCACTCAGCACTTCAAAAACTATTTGGTATGTGCCATGTCATTGCTGGCAGAGTAGGCAGAAATGTATAAAAAAAGATTTCATtgacatttaaatatatttctatatgaatgtctcacagaacaaaaaaataaagtcttttcaTCACAAATACTGcagcattaaaataaacacttaaccaaaataaacaatgagtgatatacatatatatatttgtgtgtgtatactATAGAGTGAATCATATTGTTGCTTTTTAAGTCACAAAAGCACAATATAAATATGGAATTTCCTGTGAACTCTTTTCCCTGttgtaataaaaatacattctttacAGTTAAAGTAAAACTAGTGCAAGTCCGTTCTGCTGCTCCTGTTCAGCCAGCTGGCTGATCCGTATCATTTACATGGCACTTCATACTTGAAAATGACACTGAAAATTTTCCCTCCCAGCCGATCTGCGAGCCAGGAGTTCTTGATCACCGCCAGCTTGAGGCTCTCGCACTTGAGTGCCGCGTAATAGTTGGTGTGGATGGCGCGGCCCATCCCCTCGATGATCACCAGGTCCGTCTTGCGCTCTCTGACCAGCACGGCCAAACCTTTGTCCAGGCGGCTGAAACGAGAGCGCGGGGTCAGAAACACCAACAAAGGGTGGGCTGCATCAGTCACAAACCGTGCTGGGATGTGGAATTACTGATGCCGATAAACAGGAACATTTTACATCAAAGGAAATGAGATTGAAATGCAGCTGTACAAGCTTCATTAAATGCACGCGGAATTGGGATTTCCCAGAAAACACAGGTAAGTTCCATCTCCAATAGAGAAACTAATTAAACATAAATAAGTTGATGACATTAAATGCTTCTTATAGCCAAGTGGATTTCTTGGTCACATGCAGGATTTTACATCCTCCATAATGAAGCTGCTCATGCAACTGATAATGTCACATGATAAATCAGATGTCAAACTGCTAGTGAGGCTTGAGCAATAGTACAAGGCTGTAAATCCACACTAAGCAACTCGCAGTGGTTTTGCAAAAGTGATTCGTATCAGAAAGGTGGCCAAGATACTGCAGAGCCGTCTCTGAACGTCCTGCCCGACGGAGACAAGTAACAAATTGGTACCTTAGGTCTAGACACGGAGAACTCGAACCTGTCTGGACcaacagcagcttctcttccttcagagcagatctttaaataaagagaaaagatttTAACAGCTAACTCAACAGGTCATGCAAATCCAGCAACAAGCTGGACAACAATGAATGTCTCAGTATTCTTTCCAAAAGCTTCTTTTTCCCGCTAGGATTTCAccaagaaaatgtttccttcagCAAAAGGATTATTTAGTCAGCTCTGGATCCTCTACTGAGGATAtgcaaaatatatgttttttcctctattctttttaaaaataaatagaaaatttaTGTTTTAGTAGCTTGAGTGCTTATCAGGGAAGACACAGACAAGAAATATGGACGTTCAACAAAGatctgttttctaaatttttcACCTTAACAAAAGTAAATGATCCACCTTCTCTTACTTCCAGGTTGCAGATTTCAGACACTAATAAACACAgttaaatatgaataaaatatgtaaCGAGGAACTTGTGTCTTCGTTTTGTGTATTGTACAGGAcctaatgaagctgggaatcGCTTACTGGATCACTGGGTCCATGGCTGCGATCCGCTCGGCGACGATCAGGGACTCGCTGTAGGTGACATCGTTCAGGGCAGGGCCAGAGTTACAAGCCAGTATCACCTGAGGGAAATACAGAGTTCGCTGATGAACCAAGTCCACACACCCAGCGCCAGAGCTGCTGGTTTGTTTAAAATCACCACTGCCCGACTTATTGTACAAAAGAAGGAATGTGAAGAGAAAGGCTGGCGGCCCGGCCCTCGCTTTCCCTCCGCTCACCAGCTATTTCAGGTCTTTTGCCATTATACCCTCATTCAGCAGCCGTAGGTCTGACAGAGACTCGTTTTGCTTTCCTGCCTTTCAGCATCTACTTCGAGTTAGACTTTGGAGTCCCAGGGCTTTGGATTATCCCCAATTTAGATGTTAGGAGTCACTGTACTGCTGGTAGGTAATTAACAAAGCTTCACCAATCACCAAAACTCCGTTACACAGTGAACTCGCAATGAGAAGCACGTACCTCTGTCCCTCTGGAAAGGAGCTCTCTGACAAAAGGAAAGACTCCTAAAATTATGTCTATTCCACTGTTATCTGCGAAAATTAAGGCACATTTATGAGGGGGACCCTCCTGTAAGAGAAAACCAACGTATTCAGGATTGAGTTCACAATTCATTTCAGTGCATAGTTTGCATTATTTAGAACGACTCTAAGACCTCACATTTTATACCCTTAAGCAACTGgcaatttttgttatttaacaGCAGCGTAACTCATCAGAACATCACATAATGATTTGTAACAGTCTACTTGTACCAAACCTTTGGCTATCATTTCCAACAGAGATTTACACAAAGAAACAAGAGCTTTTCAATTAACCTTCATTAAATAGTAATAGAGATCACACAGGGCAAAAAAAGCTTTGCTAATTGATAGGTTAATTACTTTCAGCCAGCTCTTAAATTGATTTCAGGCTGGCTATGCAGATGGAGGAACAATCCAAACACTGCATTTAGGGTCAAGTTTTCAAAGTTATGGGTCAAGTTGTATAGAAATAAGCACCCCAATAAAGAAGAGACACAATGTGGTCACTTTGGAACAGCTCTGAAAGCAGCCAGGTTCTAACAGCCACAGTTTCTGAAGGAATTTAGCTGAGAAGCTCAGTAAGAAATGAAGTGTCGACTAATTCCTTTTACTCCTTTCTTTACGGTAAGGCTGCTGATTTACTGGTACCGTGttaacagaatttattttgagTTGTCTGAACAAAGTTCTGTTAGATCTGTTTAGAAACAAGTGGTTTTGGGGTTAATGTTTCTAATCACTCGATGGTTAGCAACAAGCGATGCCGTACCTTCAG contains:
- the LOC135997446 gene encoding probable glutamate receptor; this encodes MAKGLHFVFYVITTTLLLRESSQAGATRKDDAMTKGSGSRGPEEGLPTLTVTTILEDPYVMVRSAELEGYCIDLLKALAAMLHFSYRVKVVGDGQYGAVSSSGNWTGMIGEILRQEADIAVAPLTVTSAREEVVSFTTPFLQTGIGILLRKDTISQEVSFFHFLAPFSKETWTGLLFAYVLTCFCLFLVARLSPCEWNEPKNEENHFTFLNSLWFGAGALALQGVTPRPKALSVRVIAAVWWLFTIALLAAYIANFTALLSSGSEQLPVQTFEDLVKQRKLEFGTLEGSSTFYYFKNSKNPIHQMIYEYMDKRRDHVLVKTYQEAVQRVMDSNYAFIGESISQDLAAARHCNLIRAPEVIGARGFGIATAQASRWTKQLSVAVLKLRESGDLDYLRNKWWETSCLHKSRERWSALQPQALGGLFLTLAIGLALGVLAAVAELSNKSRRAAGHAKKSCCSVFTEEICTRLRIKENTRQSQEASGRANA